The sequence ctccctggggaatatACAACCGGCTCCAAGCGAATCATTCActtaaaccatctctgccctcacaagtACTCATTTTACCCCCGGGTGGAGAGAACTAATTACAGTTAAGCGTCTTGTTCAGGAACACAAGAGACacaactgggattcgaaccccacaTCCCgctgacttaaccaccagatcttaagtccgatgctcttatagcactcggccacgacaccctacagTTGGTATAGCACCGGCACTTTATTCCAGAAGTTGCAGGTTTAAGTCCCGCTCTGGAGGTAAATTATTCTTGGTTCAACcacaaacaattcaaaatttacccagtcagtgtcacttgtggtttataacttgataacTTACTTATTTTGAGGAACAAATCTTTAATATTTTCAGCTGTTTTGGCACTTGTTTCTGTGAACACAGCGCCGATATCTTGTGCATAGTCCATGGCTGTTCTTGTCTCCACTTCTCTAAGGTCAGCCATGTCAAACTTGTTCCCTGCGATGGCTATAACTATGTTCTCTGGGCCGTGCTGCTGGAGTTCTCGTATCCAATCCCTGACCTTTACAAAAGAGATCTGAAGAACAAAAgcacaacatgtttttttaaacttttttttctgctcACTCATCCTGGGCGAACTTTCACATATTATGTCTGACCATTGAATTTCACCCACCGTGGTTTTAAAAGAAACTGTGCCAGCCTAaagtatgatatcatgtggtcaatgcatctacacagcaaccctcctactgtctgaccgttATACCACACGttaactgtggttttgaatgatatttCTTATGCACGTCTGCATTATGATACCATGTGGTgagtgcatctacacagtacaaagtcagccctcctactgtctgaccctTTAATACCACACTCTGTTGTTTTGAATAACATTATTCCACCATGGTGTGCTTTGGGAAGTGTGTTTTACACTAACCTAGTAGGCCTATAGAACTGAATGGGATTGACCCAGTATCTTACAAGAATGAGTACATACGCAGAGCACACTAATAGATAATCACCTGACTTGTGATGTCATACACGATAACGGCAGCTGCTGCTCCTCGATAATACATCGGGGCGAGACCACGGTACTGAAATATAAACATGTACCAATGATAAGCAATTTGAGACATCTGCAAATAAAGCACTATATACTGTACACCAaaactattatttattttaaatactttCTGACCAGGCTGACTACCTGTGATTGTGACAGAGTATTGGATATGAGTTGGCTCCTTAATTgcaacaaaaatataacaacttGACTTTAATAGAGAAAGGTTTGAAAATCAATAAAGCTAAATATTTTTACCTTTTCTTGACCCGCAGTATCCcagatttggaatttgaatGATTTTTCTCCCACGGATATTGTTTTGGACATGAATGATGCActgcaaaaagaaaatattaactATTAACATAATCAGACAAACTAAATAGTCAATTTCATTGTACAAACAACTTTGTTCTGGAAATTTTCCTCATTAAGTAGTAACAACAAGCCATTATTACAACagggagaaaaagaaaaaagtggtGATTACCACGGGCATGCTCAGTTTTCTAGCAGTTAAGACATCTCTCTAGAATACAgggggtcatgggtttgaatctcgcCCAGGGAGCCTATAGTTTGTTTTACAACAGGGCTAAAAAAAAAGCACTGCCTAAAAAATTGGTTTAAGCAGTGCCGATTATTATAGAGGGGCTACAGGGGGGTGAACCATATTTTTGTTTAGGTTAGTCCAGACTTGCCAACAGTGAAAAATATAGTTTCCTTTTGCTTTCCTCTTTTAAAACAAGCCGATGTTTAGCGCTCTTGCTATGCCATTTGCAAATTTTTATAAGATAATCTGACGcaagtgtaaaaacaaattgtctgCGTGTAAATGGAAAAGTGTAACATTTTACGCTGTTAATTTAGATTCTCAAAACTCCAGAATGGGGTGGGGGGCACAGAAACCAatcacaacccccccccccccccccaccaccataTCCTAGTTACACCATGCCATAAGGGTAAAACAGTTTCATAGCGTGGATTTTGGATTTCAAAATAACGGACTACTACCTAGAGGGTCTAGTTGTGATATTgttgataacgtaaccctcctggttacattatcgcaaccaCCTAGGGTCTTACTCTTACCCTATTGTTGGAGGAATAGAGTCTTGGTATGAATCACAAACAAAGCGCTGCACAATGCTGGACTTTCCTACTCCAGAGTCctgaggaaaaaacaaaattatctttCAATTAAGAATGTAACTTCAAACAATGGCTTAGGGTAACCTTGATTGCCCAGCATCAACTAGTTGgtataatgtaaccctcctcccgacggcgaaggagggttacgttatcgcaactaagcaTCAACTTGAAAGGGAACTTATTCGATGTTCAGCCTAAAAAATCAACAAGTGGTCGGAACAGCTGTCTCACCATGGTTGAATGAATCATACACGCAAAAACGCTTTGACCAATGTCATGACTTAGCTTAAACATGATTCTGGTCAAGGTCACCATAACATGAGCTTCAGATGAAGCGTGCCTAGTGCGTTTATTCCAAGTAGATCTGTGTGAAAAGTGCGTGTATTCGAGTTACTGAGCTGATTGAGGTTACTACAGTACAAGACAAAACAATGACCGAAGCTCAATCATACAGATACAGATAGAAGCTagaactttaaaaaagaatGATAATTTGAATTGTCAGGCCTTCTCAAAATCAGTCTAAATAAAACTctagaataaaaataaaataatgtatttCCTTCTCTCTACTCTGGTGGCTCTGACTGTCTGACTTGTGACAAAACTCAATCACCCTCAATTATGAACCAAATAAATCAACATTTCTCATAGTTTTCCCTAAATATTTCcgcatgaaattaaaaaaaacagtaaaagaGGTGTAGCAAAATGTAAAATCTGGGAAGAAGGGGCGGGGCCAAGAAGGAAACTTACCCCCAGCAAGCAGAGTTTGACTTCTCGCATAGCCAtattgactttttatttcagcaGCAGTTGCCTCCTCATGACCTCATCATAGATTACAACTCACCACCAAACAGGCAATACAAACAACTTTAGTGAGTCAAATTACTACAGACAAATTAAACTTGTTGAGCATGAACAGATAAATATTTAACTTTCTTGGCAGTTCTAGCAAGTTTCAGTGATAAGGCAGACCCGTTTATCATCAGTGTTTCCGTTCATTGATTGTACACGGTGTAATTGGTGGTCTGGTACCTAGAGACAGCAACAGCTTATAAATTGTTGTCAAAGATTGAAACCATGGTCTCCGACTATTCAGATGTTGATCTTTGATCTGACAAATGTAACTTGCAGTTCGTGTCAATAAGTAACTTGTTCGTTGAGGTAGAATATCCTGTTTTTGTGTATACTTATGAAAATGTTATGATATTTTATAGTTtttcacttttaaaaactgttaattatcacacacaaaaattataGCTTCACGAActgattaatttttaaaattaacttCATCTACACGTTTTTGATCAatttatcgaagttgcgaaaaatTAGTGAATCACTCGGGCATTGTTGAACACGCCCCCACACCAATTATGACAAAACTTTCTACCGCAATGAATAATTCAATTCTATAATTAGTAACTCTATGAATGATAGTAACTGGGGAAATTTAAATGAATTATATAAAAGCAACACAGGTAATTATCATGGTAATTGTCTACACCACCCGCAACCCAAAATAGCCATGCCAGTATTTAGCAATTTGGCTTTCAATAACTTAGGCCCTTTTTTACAAGTACATTTTGtgcttttgttattttttaaaaactattccttcatttaaaaaatgtaacaCAAATTAagcattaataataattaccagAACTGGGTTGTTTTTGCACAACATTGGTGAGAATGAAAACGTAAAATAAATGCTTCCATGGAAATAGTTTTGTCAGAAATGCCAAACTTTTAGGGAAATATGTAAAAACAGGTCTAGGTTCCAAACCCAATGTTTGAAGACAGTGAAAAGGGGTGTTTTTCAATCTCTTTTTTGCAACTCAGATGACCAATAAGCTTTGTTGTACACATACttcaaaaacccaaaacaaccaAACATACTTCAGACGTAACTATGTAAACAACACAATCCAAACAGACACAAACTCCaagatttttttacaatttcaattctaacattttattttgttttcaaatcaatGAGAATAACTACAGGATCTGAGTGAAGTCAACAATCAAACTGTggttttaattcaaactgtagTTGTATAACTAAATCAAACACAGCacagcattaaaggcagtggacactattggtaattactcaaaataattataagcataaaacctttcttggtgacgagtaatggggagaggttgatagtataaaacattgtgagaaacggctccctctaaagtgccgtagtttttgttaaagaagtagttttccacaaatttgattttgagacctcagatttagaacttgaggtctcgaaatcaaccatctaaacgcacacaacttcgtgtgacaagggtgtttttttcttacattatcatctcgcaagtttgatgatcgattgacctcaaattttcacaggtttgttattttatgcatatattgagatgcaccaactgtgaaggctagtctttgacaattaccaatagtgtccactgcctttaatatggtTATTGATAAAAGAAATAAACATCATTAGTAATTGGAAGATGATAAAGGCCACAGAATTAACATGGACTTTCATAGCCGTCATACTTTGTGTATTGGAAGAGGTAATgagacagggcccaatttcatagagttgctaaagCACAAGAAGATGctaatcacaacaaaattatgcttaccaaagtgaggtaaccagccaaactaccatgtacatgtaccatttgtgactggtatcctgctcatttctgctaagcagaaaattgtcaaGCAATGTAATTGgaacctgggcccaatgtcatcgATCCGCTTATAAATAGGAATAattattaccagccaaaaaatcATTCCTTGTGACTGTATCCTGCTTATATTTTTGCATAGCagaacttttttattttgtcaccATTTGCTGGTTATGCAGATCTCTGAGAAATTGGGCCCGCCAGTCCATCTAAAAGACTTATTTATTCAACATTATATGACCGCATAGCCACAAATGCTTGATTCAGATGAgattttgacaattttgttaTAACCTGTATCTCATTGTTGTTTGACACCCTGTCCCCACTGTCTCAAACCTTTTCCGTTTATCCTAAATTAATGCAATCCTTCAAGCTTTTTTGGTAGTCTAGTAATTACCACATCACGATATCAATTTGTGAAAAATCCTAGTGTCGACTATAACTGAAAGGTATTATAAACATGTCATGTCAAACCCAAACTCAAGCTAAATTACCCTCCTGCACCTGTTTGCTTGTTACCTAACCTTTACATTTTCAACCAAGCAGGGAGAAGCAAACACCACAAGGTGAAACACAACGGATTGattcaagtaaaagtaaaatGACTCCATAATTGTTATTTACAGGACAGTGATGTCATATCCTATTAAAGGTCAGAGGTCATATGTCATAGGTCACGAGGCTTGGGGTTTGTTTTGGTTAGCTCCCTGACCTAGAAGTTGCTTCTCTTCTTCCACCAGCTCTTCCCATCTGGTTTGCTCGGCCAAAACTCGCTTTTCTCGCCTTGCGAAGTAGGTCGGGTAG comes from Asterias amurensis chromosome 3, ASM3211899v1 and encodes:
- the LOC139934518 gene encoding ras-related protein Rab-22A-like, with product MAMREVKLCLLGDSGVGKSSIVQRFVCDSYQDSIPPTIGASFMSKTISVGEKSFKFQIWDTAGQEKYRGLAPMYYRGAAAAVIVYDITSQISFVKVRDWIRELQQHGPENIVIAIAGNKFDMADLREVETRTAMDYAQDIGAVFTETSAKTAENIKDLFLKISERLPAESVLPYNSTDTVQLRRQRTQPKKRSCCLY